Proteins from a genomic interval of Rhodothermales bacterium:
- a CDS encoding ferredoxin family protein — translation MPYVVTEACINCKHTDCVEVCPVDCFYEGPNFLAIHPDECIDCNACVPVCPVEAIYADDELPEELSHYAEWNTYLAEQWQALGKNITEKADPLPNAEEWATREKTEQDILTWDSGEA, via the coding sequence ATGCCCTACGTCGTTACCGAGGCCTGCATCAACTGCAAGCACACCGATTGTGTGGAGGTCTGCCCCGTAGACTGTTTCTACGAGGGTCCCAACTTTTTGGCCATTCACCCCGACGAGTGCATCGACTGCAACGCTTGCGTTCCGGTATGTCCGGTTGAGGCCATCTACGCGGACGATGAGCTCCCCGAAGAGCTGTCGCATTACGCGGAGTGGAACACCTACCTCGCCGAGCAATGGCAGGCCCTGGGCAAGAACATTACCGAAAAGGCGGACCCACTGCCGAATGCCGAGGAGTGGGCGACGCGCGAGAAGACAGAACAGGACATTCTGACCTGGGACAGTGGCGAAGCGTAG